One genomic segment of Cinclus cinclus chromosome 33, bCinCin1.1, whole genome shotgun sequence includes these proteins:
- the LOC134055566 gene encoding serine/threonine-protein kinase pim-2-like, giving the protein MERKGSGAAPGVRGAWHRAEKATEKRKNGHGDKRPQGFSCSCSSSGSSGSSGSSGESSDFVNPLDLLSLSRSPTASLSLRFPVSPSSPSLPLPVPSRLMPPARPRPRAGLPRPRPRPRPRPRPSCRGLSSARLWLYWQWRCWAGISAWCGIASLWLRLPRPRPRPRPRPRPRPRPRPRPRPRPRPRPRPRPQLLPEPAERTQGAAAPAASVGASPARAPPLGSAAAGPEPPLSRSKERTPGAARPGTAEGRSGPVSGPGPSADSRVSPAGKVEHGIKERYQLGSLMGRGGFGSVWAATRLSDGAPVAIKRVPRNRVRHWGELPDGTRAPMEIVLLDKVSTGFPGVVQLLEWLELPSEILMVLERPERCQDLRHFIRARGFLSEEVARQLFRQVLEAVQHCTSCGVLHRDVKPENILVDLASGQAKLIDFGCGTYLQDTAYTHFAGTRSYSPPEWTRFGWYYGKPATIWSLGILLHQMVCGKHPFRRGRNISWNHQLSLPQRLSQDCQDLIKRCLSMLDIERPSLEDLLCDPWMQQIHEVFQVGSSVDQEVLGTSCGVDGPCAWRRLRTSFGTSFSASSDGMRALLQLSTGPESAKGEMV; this is encoded by the exons atggaaagaaaaggctcaggggctgcccccggGGTGCGCGGGGcttggcacagggctgagaaGGCAACGGAAAAACGGAAAAACGGCCATGGGGACAAACGGCCCCAGGGCTTCAGTTGTAGttgcagcagcagcggcagcagcggcagcagcggcagcagcggcgaATCAAGCGACTTTGTCAACCCTCTggatctcctctccctctcccgcagtcccacagcctctctcagtCTCCGTTTCCCGgtgtctccctcctctcccagtctcccTCTCCCCGTTCCGAGCCGGCTCATGCCCCCAGCCCGCCCTCGGCCCCGGGCGGGGcttccccgtccccgtccccgtccccgtccccgtccccggcCGTCCTGCCGCGGTCTCTCCTCCGCCCGGCTCTGGCTGTACTGGCAGTGGCGCTGCTGGGCGGGGATCAGTGCCTGGTGCGGCATCGCCTCCCTTTGGCTccgcctgccccggccccggccccggccccggccccggccccggccccggccccggccccggccccggccccggccccggccccggccccggccccggccccggcc CCAGCTGCTCCCGGAGCCCGCAGAGCGCACAcagggcgcggccgctcccgccgcctccgttggggcttccccggcccgagctccgccgctcggcagcgcggccgctgGCCCCGAGCCGCCGCTGTCGCGTTCCAAAGAGCGAACGCCAGGGGcagcccggcccgggacggctGAGGGGCGCTCGGGGCCCGTgtctggccccgggccgagcgctgacagcCGCGTCTCGCCGGCAGGGAAGGTGGAGCACGGCATTAAGGAGCGCTACCAGCTCGGTTCGCTGATGGGgcgcggcggcttcggcagcgtctggGCGGCGACGCGGCTCtcggacggcgccccg gtggccatcaaaaggGTGCCACGGAACCGCGTCCGACACTGGggtgagctg cccgaCGGCACCAGAGcaccaatggagatcgtgctcctggacaaggtgtccactggctTCCCTGGTgttgtccagctgctggagtggcttgAGCTCCCCAGCGAGATCCTGATGGTGCTGGAGCGCCCGGAGCGGTGTCAGGACCTCCGTCATTTCATTCGGGCACGGGGGTTCCTGTCCGAGGAGGTGGCGCGGcagctgttccgccaggtgctggaggccgtgcagcactgcaccagctgcGGAGTCCTGCACAGGGACGTCAAACCAGAGAACATCCTCGTTGACCTGGCCAGCGGGCAGGCAAAACTGATTgattttggctgtggcacctacctgcaggacacagcctacACTCactttgcag gaacacggtcctacagccccccggAATGGACCCGCTTTGGCTGGTACTATGGCAAGCCAGctaccatctggtccctgggcatcctgctgcacCAGATGGTCTGTGGGAAGCACCCTTTCAGGAGGGGCCGGAACATCAGCTGGAACCATCAGCTCTCACTGCCACAacggctctctcaag aCTGCCAAGATCTGATCAAAAGGTGTTTATCCATGCTCGACATAGAAAGGCCCTCATTAGAAGACCTGCTTTGTgacccttggatgcagcaaattcac gaagtgttccaggtggggtcCAGTGTGGATCAGGAGGTGCTTGGGACCAGCTGCGGTGTGGACGGGCCGTGcgcttggagaaggctgaggacatcgTTTGGGACCAGCTTTTCTGCCAGCAGCGATGGCATGAG